In one Tachysurus fulvidraco isolate hzauxx_2018 chromosome 16, HZAU_PFXX_2.0, whole genome shotgun sequence genomic region, the following are encoded:
- the angptl1a gene encoding angiopoietin-related protein 1a isoform X2 — protein MRVKTWNLGMVLFCLAALGSCRSGNERLSRHRRAPVDDAKRCSYTFLVPQQKITGPICASATGPEPEKDRVTRMDISDLKEVLSKQRREIETLQLLTDVDSNLVNEMKLLRKESRNMNSRVTQLYMQLLHEIIRKRDNSLELVQLENRVLNVTSEMLRLASRYKELELRFGTLAATVNNQSVLISLLEEHCMRGYGRHELPAVPPLVQVVPETIPVNNNRFTNEIHREHNNRALPRGSRMDVPPTADPRGIPPAPQGTLNSEGPFRDCYQVWQAGHSTSGMYLLKTEGGERLIQAWCEQGLDNGGWTVFQRRKDGSVNFFRNWENYKKGFGNIDGEYWLGLENIYNLAKQGDYRLMVELEDWSGKKVYAEYSSFRLEPEIEGYRLRLGTYQGNAGDSLSSHNGKPFTTLDRDKDTFTGNCAHFHKGGWWYNACGQTNLNGVWYPGGVYRSKFQDGIFWADYGGGFYSLKSVRMMIRLID, from the exons ATGAGAGTAAAAACCTGGAACCTGGGAATGGTGCTCTTCTGTCTCGCTGCCCTGGGCAGCTGTCGCTCAGGCAACGAGAGACTGTCCAGACACCGCCGGGCACCAGTTGATGACGCTAAAAGGTGCTCGTACACATTCTTGGTGCCGCAGCAGAAGATCACGGGACCCATCTGCGCTTCAGCCACAGGCCCTGAGCCAGAAAAGGATCGAGTGACACGGATGGACATCTCGGACCTGAAGGAAGTGCTTTCCAAGCAGCGTCGTGAGATTGAGACTCTGCAGCTCCTGACTGATGTGGACAGCAACTTGGTTAACGAGATGAAGCTCCTGCGCAAGGAGTCGCGCAACATGAACTCGCGTGTCACGCAGCTCTACATGCAGCTACTTCACGAAATAATACGCAAGCGTGACAACTCGCTGGAGTTGGTGCAGCTGGAGAACCGGGTGCTTAACGTAACATCCGAGATGCTGCGCCTGGCCTCGCGCTACAAGGAACTGGAACTGCGCTTCGGTACTCTGGCTGCCACGGTCAACAACCAGTCGGTGCTTATCTCCCTGCTGGAAGAGCACTGCATGCGCGGGTACGGACGCCACGAGCTACCTGCAGTGCCACCGCTGGTGCAGGTGGTGCCTGAGACTATCCCAGTCAACAACAACCGCTTCACAAACGAGATCCATAGAGAGCACAACAACCGAGCTCTCCCACGTGGCTCACGTATGGATGTCCCTCCAACCGCTGACCCTCGGGGCATCCCGCCAGCACCACAGGGGACCCTGAACTCTGAGG GCCCATTCCGCGACTGTTACCAGGTTTGGCAGGCGGGACACAGCACCAGCGGGATGTACCTGTTAAAGACCGAGGGTGGTGAGAGGCTGATACAGGCTTGGTGTGAGCAGGGATTGGATAACGGCGGCTGGACCGTCTTTCAGAGGAGAAAAGACGGCTCGGTCAACTTCTTCAGAAACTGGGAGAACTACAAG AAAGGCTTTGGGAATATAGACGGTGAGTACTGGCTGGGGCTGGAGAACATCTACAACCTGGCCAAGCAGGGGGACTACAGGTTGATGGTGGAACTGGAAGATTGGTCAGGGAAGAAGGTCTACGCCGAGTACAGCAGCTTCCGGCTGGAGCCTGAGATTGAGGGCTACCGTCTGCGCCTGGGCACCTACCAGGGGAACGCAGGAGACTCGCTGTCCAGCCACAATGGCAAGCCCTTCACTACGCTGGACCGTGACAAGGACACTTTCACAG GAAACTGTGCTCACTTCCACAAAGGTGGCTGGTGGTACAACGCGTGTGGGCAGACTAATCTGAACGGTGTGTGGTACCCCGGAGGCGTGTACCGTAGCAAGTTCCAGGACGGGATCTTCTGGGCTGATTACGGAGGAGGCTTCTACTCGCTCAAGTCCGTCCGCATGATGATTCGGCTGATCGACTGA
- the angptl1a gene encoding angiopoietin-related protein 1a isoform X1: MRVKTWNLGMVLFCLAALGSCRSGNERLSRHRRAPVDDAKRCSYTFLVPQQKITGPICASATGPEPEKDRVTRMDISDLKEVLSKQRREIETLQLLTDVDSNLVNEMKLLRKESRNMNSRVTQLYMQLLHEIIRKRDNSLELVQLENRVLNVTSEMLRLASRYKELELRFGTLAATVNNQSVLISLLEEHCMRGYGRHELPAVPPLVQVVPETIPVNNNRFTNEIHREHNNRALPRGSRMDVPPTADPRGIPPAPQGTLNSEGPFRDCYQVWQAGHSTSGMYLLKTEGGERLIQAWCEQGLDNGGWTVFQRRKDGSVNFFRNWENYKKGFGNIDGEYWLGLENIYNLAKQGDYRLMVELEDWSGKKVYAEYSSFRLEPEIEGYRLRLGTYQGNAGDSLSSHNGKPFTTLDRDKDTFTAGNCAHFHKGGWWYNACGQTNLNGVWYPGGVYRSKFQDGIFWADYGGGFYSLKSVRMMIRLID; this comes from the exons ATGAGAGTAAAAACCTGGAACCTGGGAATGGTGCTCTTCTGTCTCGCTGCCCTGGGCAGCTGTCGCTCAGGCAACGAGAGACTGTCCAGACACCGCCGGGCACCAGTTGATGACGCTAAAAGGTGCTCGTACACATTCTTGGTGCCGCAGCAGAAGATCACGGGACCCATCTGCGCTTCAGCCACAGGCCCTGAGCCAGAAAAGGATCGAGTGACACGGATGGACATCTCGGACCTGAAGGAAGTGCTTTCCAAGCAGCGTCGTGAGATTGAGACTCTGCAGCTCCTGACTGATGTGGACAGCAACTTGGTTAACGAGATGAAGCTCCTGCGCAAGGAGTCGCGCAACATGAACTCGCGTGTCACGCAGCTCTACATGCAGCTACTTCACGAAATAATACGCAAGCGTGACAACTCGCTGGAGTTGGTGCAGCTGGAGAACCGGGTGCTTAACGTAACATCCGAGATGCTGCGCCTGGCCTCGCGCTACAAGGAACTGGAACTGCGCTTCGGTACTCTGGCTGCCACGGTCAACAACCAGTCGGTGCTTATCTCCCTGCTGGAAGAGCACTGCATGCGCGGGTACGGACGCCACGAGCTACCTGCAGTGCCACCGCTGGTGCAGGTGGTGCCTGAGACTATCCCAGTCAACAACAACCGCTTCACAAACGAGATCCATAGAGAGCACAACAACCGAGCTCTCCCACGTGGCTCACGTATGGATGTCCCTCCAACCGCTGACCCTCGGGGCATCCCGCCAGCACCACAGGGGACCCTGAACTCTGAGG GCCCATTCCGCGACTGTTACCAGGTTTGGCAGGCGGGACACAGCACCAGCGGGATGTACCTGTTAAAGACCGAGGGTGGTGAGAGGCTGATACAGGCTTGGTGTGAGCAGGGATTGGATAACGGCGGCTGGACCGTCTTTCAGAGGAGAAAAGACGGCTCGGTCAACTTCTTCAGAAACTGGGAGAACTACAAG AAAGGCTTTGGGAATATAGACGGTGAGTACTGGCTGGGGCTGGAGAACATCTACAACCTGGCCAAGCAGGGGGACTACAGGTTGATGGTGGAACTGGAAGATTGGTCAGGGAAGAAGGTCTACGCCGAGTACAGCAGCTTCCGGCTGGAGCCTGAGATTGAGGGCTACCGTCTGCGCCTGGGCACCTACCAGGGGAACGCAGGAGACTCGCTGTCCAGCCACAATGGCAAGCCCTTCACTACGCTGGACCGTGACAAGGACACTTTCACAG CAGGAAACTGTGCTCACTTCCACAAAGGTGGCTGGTGGTACAACGCGTGTGGGCAGACTAATCTGAACGGTGTGTGGTACCCCGGAGGCGTGTACCGTAGCAAGTTCCAGGACGGGATCTTCTGGGCTGATTACGGAGGAGGCTTCTACTCGCTCAAGTCCGTCCGCATGATGATTCGGCTGATCGACTGA